Proteins encoded in a region of the Pseudomonas denitrificans (nom. rej.) genome:
- a CDS encoding MBL fold metallo-hydrolase: MRTLIKALALASTTLLGAPFATTAAEAPKAEKPAFVVHKLTDFLYAIGEPNYYQKNYSYLLVGANQALMFDSGANQKEDITQVARQITDKPLSVLPSHLHFDHLGGLHNFQSIYLVDTPFTAKFRRADGLYQVPEPVYLGNIDHMTLAPFKVSRLVKPDEVIDLGGLKLRLLSMPGHTPDEVALLDEAHNILLSGDHLYPSWLLAGNLKDYVASLDATLKVINPQTTLYGAHADEDPSKVPAMTYADVVAVRDKMQQIQAGRAKGEAFSDPELIRSSELYKVEKDISILTDIQFTDGRGYGY, from the coding sequence ATGCGCACGCTGATCAAAGCCCTGGCCCTGGCTTCCACCACACTCCTCGGCGCGCCCTTCGCCACGACCGCCGCCGAAGCCCCCAAGGCTGAAAAGCCGGCCTTCGTGGTACACAAGCTGACGGACTTCCTCTACGCCATCGGCGAGCCGAACTACTACCAGAAGAATTACTCGTACCTGCTGGTGGGGGCGAACCAGGCGCTGATGTTCGACTCCGGCGCCAACCAGAAGGAAGACATCACCCAGGTCGCCCGCCAGATCACCGACAAGCCGCTGTCGGTGCTGCCTTCGCACCTGCACTTCGACCACCTGGGCGGGCTGCACAACTTCCAGAGCATCTACCTGGTGGATACGCCCTTCACGGCGAAATTCCGCCGTGCCGACGGTCTCTACCAGGTGCCCGAGCCGGTCTACCTGGGCAACATCGACCACATGACCCTCGCGCCCTTCAAGGTCTCGCGCCTGGTGAAGCCCGACGAGGTGATCGACCTGGGCGGTCTCAAGCTGCGCCTGCTGAGCATGCCCGGCCACACCCCGGACGAAGTGGCGCTGCTCGATGAGGCGCACAACATCCTGCTCTCCGGTGACCACCTCTATCCGTCCTGGCTGCTGGCCGGGAATCTCAAGGACTACGTCGCCTCGCTGGACGCCACGCTGAAGGTGATCAACCCGCAGACCACTCTCTACGGCGCCCACGCCGACGAGGACCCGAGCAAGGTACCGGCCATGACCTACGCCGACGTGGTGGCGGTGCGCGACAAGATGCAGCAGATCCAGGCCGGCCGCGCCAAGGGCGAAGCCTTCAGCGACCCGGAGCTGATCAGGAGCTCGGAGCTGTACAAGGTGGAGAAGGACATCAGCATCCTCACCGATATCCAGTTCACCGATGGGCGCGGTTACGGCTACTGA
- a CDS encoding B3/B4 domain-containing protein, producing the protein MQAVTPQIAPAIATLAPGFRALSITVDAAPILHPEVAELALQRACAALAAGEPAWGDAHLAAWAEVFRRFGAKPQRTPCSAEALRKRALRDGSLPSIDPVVDLYNAISVQFAIPVGGENLAAYAGTPRLVIAEGSETFDTLKDGAPAHESPDAGEVIWRDDLGVTCRRWNWRQGVRTRLDAEAQRMWFILESLPEMPLEALREAGDQLVAGLLAMMPGARAEVLLVHCRA; encoded by the coding sequence ATGCAAGCCGTCACGCCGCAAATCGCCCCTGCCATCGCAACCCTCGCTCCTGGCTTTCGTGCCCTGAGCATCACCGTGGACGCCGCACCGATCCTCCATCCGGAGGTGGCGGAGCTGGCGCTGCAGCGTGCCTGCGCGGCACTGGCGGCGGGCGAGCCGGCCTGGGGCGACGCGCACCTGGCGGCCTGGGCCGAGGTGTTCCGCCGTTTCGGCGCCAAGCCCCAGCGCACGCCCTGTTCGGCGGAGGCGCTGCGCAAGCGCGCGCTGCGCGACGGCAGCCTGCCCAGCATCGACCCGGTAGTGGACCTGTACAACGCCATCAGCGTGCAATTCGCCATTCCAGTCGGCGGGGAAAACCTCGCCGCCTACGCCGGTACTCCGCGCCTGGTAATTGCCGAGGGCAGCGAGACCTTCGACACCCTGAAGGACGGCGCGCCGGCCCATGAATCCCCCGACGCCGGCGAAGTCATCTGGCGCGACGACCTCGGCGTCACCTGCCGGCGCTGGAACTGGCGACAGGGCGTACGCACCCGTCTGGATGCCGAGGCGCAGCGTATGTGGTTCATCCTCGAAAGCCTGCCGGAGATGCCGCTGGAGGCCCTGCGCGAAGCGGGCGACCAGCTTGTCGCCGGATTGCTGGCGATGATGCCGGGGGCTCGGGCCGAGGTGCTGCTGGTGCATTGCAGGGCGTGA
- a CDS encoding TetR family transcriptional regulator — MSERRSPRISTRKEPKQARSNDLVTAVLDAAVQVLEKEGAQRFTTARVAERAGVSVGSLYQYFPNKASILFRLQSDEWRQTTEMLRGLLVDESQPPLQRLRNLVHAFIRSECEEARMRIALSDAAPLYRDAPEAREAKAASEGIFQAFIAEVLPQASDTQRTLARELITTTLGSVGKQFSESPRSAEEIQAFSEAMADMFCAYLESLVK, encoded by the coding sequence ATGAGCGAACGCCGCAGCCCGCGTATTTCCACGCGCAAGGAGCCGAAACAGGCACGTTCCAACGACCTCGTGACGGCCGTTCTCGACGCTGCTGTTCAGGTTCTGGAGAAGGAAGGCGCCCAGCGTTTCACCACCGCGCGGGTCGCCGAGCGCGCCGGGGTCAGCGTCGGTTCGCTGTACCAGTACTTCCCGAACAAGGCCTCGATCCTGTTCCGCCTGCAGAGCGACGAATGGCGGCAGACCACCGAGATGCTGCGCGGCCTGTTGGTCGATGAAAGCCAGCCGCCGCTGCAACGCTTGCGCAACCTGGTGCACGCCTTCATCCGCTCAGAGTGCGAGGAAGCGCGCATGCGCATCGCCCTGAGCGATGCCGCCCCGCTCTACCGCGACGCCCCCGAGGCCAGGGAAGCCAAGGCCGCCAGCGAAGGCATCTTCCAGGCGTTCATCGCCGAGGTCCTGCCGCAAGCCAGCGACACGCAGCGCACGCTGGCCCGCGAACTGATCACCACGACGCTGGGTTCGGTGGGCAAGCAGTTCTCGGAAAGCCCGCGCAGTGCGGAGGAAATCCAGGCTTTCAGCGAGGCCATGGCGGACATGTTCTGCGCATACCTGGAAAGCCTGGTGAAGTGA